Within the Mustela lutreola isolate mMusLut2 chromosome 2, mMusLut2.pri, whole genome shotgun sequence genome, the region AGTTGCGGTGGCCTTTAAAGAGGGCATGGTCTCTCCCCTGCATTCTTCCCCAGTCACCAAAGCCTTACATTACCAGCCTCGCCTGACAAGCATCTGAATTTGAGCCCATGATCTCAATAAAGCCAGTATGTTATACTCCGTTCTCTTTCCCACATACGTAAAACGTGAACTGCTTTCAATTGCTACTTTGTCAACTTGACAATGCTAGCTGTTCATGATCTTCAGCAGTAGGTCCTCCATGATTTCTACTCTAGGGTTTATATTCTAATCAGGTACTAAGTAACGCAAGAAAATGCATGAGAAAAAGGTCTCCAGAACTCCACGCACTGAAAAATCTTTTCCCACCAAAGTAGTAAAACTGCTTACCAGTTTGGAATTGGTGATTGGCTTATTTCTTAAAGCTGGGGGTCTGTAAGCTGTTGCAGCTTTAGGTTCTTCACTGGGTACATCACTTGGAACTGCTTGGTAAGTTATTGCTTTTACTGGAAATATTCCATCTAAAAATGGCTGCCAAGAAACCTGCCATAATTCTCCATTTGACGGGACATCATACTTGTGCAAGACAGAGCCAGTATAATGCCAAATCTTGTACCCATTATTAACACGTAACCTGGGAGCACACGTGGCTGTTAAGATATGCTCACCATCAGGGCACCAAGCAAAATAGGTAGAATCAGAGGCTACTGGTTTAGAAATAAGTTTGTAGTTTTTAACATCCCATACTTCCATTTGTCCCCTCAGATTTCCAAATCCAGCCAGTACTAGTATATGTCCATGTGGGCTATAGTAGGCAGCATTACGGGGACCAGTTCCAAAGTCAAACACAGGATCACATTTCAAGTTGAAAATTGTTGCTTTGGCAGGCATAAAACCATAAACAGCACAAAACTCAGTAGAACTAGAATTCCAAACAACATCATAAATGGGGCCATTTtttgctagaaaaaaaataaaagacccaaATTAGCAATAAATCATTACATGAATACAATATTTATTAGCCAAGTTATAACTGTATAATACTTATAAACATgtcaaacagtaaaaaaaaatccaaaaatttcaAGATATGTTACAATTAAAGTATTATATGATATACTATGGCAATTAATGctttatcttaatttcttttaaatattttggcaATGTAGGCTCAtagaaacatatattattagtcCTACTAATAAGCTAGTTTTCATTAGAAGAGGTAATATAGGGacatagtaataaaaatacaaattatataaaatgatatgCCACAAAATAAGTCCCTCCACACAAAGGCAACCTTCTGTtatattctttgtatattctttcaaaatatttttgttgaaattAAGCATCTCTCTTGaatacacatatacactcacACTGAAGTTCTTTGCTGTTTCATTTAGTACTCTATCTTGGAGATTTTTCCACATGAGCACATTAAGATCTGCCTCACTCTTCCAGTGGTAATATATTCCTGTATACTCTCAACTATGAGTGTATACAAATACATCTGCAGGAGTGAACCTGGCTGCTCAAAGGTTATGTACATTTACTTGATAAAGCCAAAATGCCCCTCAGAGAAGCTGTACCACTTTACACTAtcgaaagcatttttttttaaagattattaacttttttttttgcaatctttaatcccagtgtggggtttgaactctcaacccaagatcaagaatcacatgcttttctgactgagccacccaggtgccccatgagcagttcttttttttttttttgagcagttcTTGAGTGTACATATTTTCCCCTCAGTCTCCCTCACGCTGTGTAGTTTCATACTTTTATCTTTGCCAAGCTACTAAGAGAAaaacctttctatttcttttattataaactaagtaccttttaatatatttatacataatttcGTTTTTCTGTGGACTGTTTTTTACTGTCCCatgcttatttttctctccaGTTATTGTTCTTTTACTGATTTACTTCATAGAGTAACAAAATTCACCTTTCTCACATTTATCTCTTGTCTGTCTAAAaatttttccccaatttttttttttgttttgcttaatttatgggcttttcttcctcctatgtagaaatctgtattttatatatttgctttcctttattcttctgcCATGTTTGAAAATCTTTTCACTTTCAAGATTAGAAGAGAAGgttagggtgcctgagtggcagaTCAATTAAACATCAGACTtgagttcagatcatgatctcaaggtcctgtgaATGAGCCCTGTCTtaggttccctgcttagctgggtgtttgcttgtccttctccctctgcctctccacctgctcatgctcattcattctctctctcaaataaattaaagaaaaaagattagaaaaaaagagaaaaaaaatcaactttaggaCCAGTttatctagtttaaaaaaaaaaaaaaagacaacaaaccctggctttttaatttttaggttaaTTTGGAGAGAAATGACATCTTCATAaacacttgtatttttttaaaagattttatttatttatttgacagggagagcaagcacaagcagggggagcaggagagggcaggctcctggctgagtagGGAGCTTGATGCTacgagccgcccaggtgcccctatgaaaCTCTTCTTAATAAAGGTCACATTTTGCCTCTTAgaagttttgaagttttcttccCATTAGTCCTATGTATTTCTTGCCTTTTGTTAGTTTCTATGGGATCTTTCCTTTCATTATGTTTTTCAAGTGGCTATTTATACTGTGACTTCATGTACATGCACAGATatgattctgttttctcctttcagaactgtatatttattcttttgatcaGTTACACTGACTAGGTCTTCCACAATATTAAATTATAGTAGAATCCTTGATGACTTCAGAGGGAatacaaagtttttcttttataaggaaGTTTTTTATAAGGAAGTACCTTACTTTTACATgttcaaaatgaaaagtcaggggcgcctgggtggctcagtggattgagccgctgcctttggctcaggtcatgatctcagtgtcctgggattgagccccgcaccgggctctctgctcagcgggaagcctgcttccccttctctctctgcctaactccctgcctacttgtgatctctctctgtcaaataaataaataaaatcttaaaaaaaaaaaaaaaaaagcaaagaaaagtcaAGGAGTTGCCAGAATTTTAGAACTGTAATAATCTCAGTAATTTAGCTCATCAAAACAAAAGATGAAATGGTAACATTCCTTAGTTCTGAAGACAGTGCTAAACTCACTAGACCAACTTACTGTCATAATAAGCAAGTCCCTAGAGAGTACTACAATGAAATTACCTCACTCGACAAGTTCCCCAGAACCAAATAAACTGGATTTTgtcaaaataatctatttttggGGATGATTTTAGGTTTGTTAATTAAGAGAAATTTTACTTTAaaggttattaaaatatttgagtttTGTCATGTGATCAAGAATTTGCATTAGATCCTTTTTATGGCATAGTGCTCTATTGTTTTATCATAAGAAGACAAATGAATACTCACGCAATTGCACAACAGCACTTTCTCCATTTGCTGCAATGTAGTGCAGTGTTTGTTCCCCATAGTAGGACGCTCCTGTTTTGTCAACATCTGTACTAGCTATTACTAACACAGCAGTAGCTATAATAGTAAAAACTTTAGTTagatttaaaacacaaattaacctaatattgataagaaaaaaattccaaaaaatgtaacagagcacattttcattaaataagcatcgctattctttttttctaaatatacagGAATATGTCaatatttcataaatgaaatataattatcataCCTTTTTTATTCCATAGCATTGTAACCTTATCAGctttaaagaaacttttattaGCTAAAGCTGCATGAGGTCCATCAAAATTAGGGTACTGATACAATCTAACAAATGAAGGTGCACCCTTACTTCCCGGAACATAGACAGCCACCtgaaatacacacatataaatcaTTACTTAGTTTTTTCAGGCATGTAAACTAAGATGGACATGTTTTTACAGTCACTAAGAACCAGGAAAAAGTTTAATCACATTCCAcatgaacaaaaacaaagaaattacctTATATGGTTGGGGTCCAGGCGATAACacaaaatcattaattttttgcAAATGCAATTTATTTGCAATTGTGtctgaaaaaaagcaaacagtgcTAGATGGACGAGAGAAGCTAATAGGAACATGATCAATTCTGAATGCATTATAAAAGATTAACTTAACTACACATTGATACTATTCATTACAGTCTCATGTAGGTAAGGCGTACGGTGGAAAAATGTGGAGTGGGAACAACACAGACCTAGATTTGAATTCCTACCCAGTCACttactagctgggtgaccttggtgAGTAATGGGACTGCACATCTAACTCCCACTGATGATTTTAAGAAAacagtgttctttcttttaaaattggtcCCACTAGGTAACCAAGTAGTAGATGGAGGAATTTCTCTTTATAAAAGTAATGTAGCTTATAAGTGACAGGGGAGCTGGGGAGACTTTGAACATCAATTTGCAACCACTCATAAAATAATGGATccagggacgcttgggtggctcagtgggttaagccgctgccttcggctcaggtcatgatctcagggtcctgggatcgagtcccgcatcgggctctctgctcagcagggagcctgcttccctctctctctctctgcctgcctctccgactacttgtgatttctctctgtcaaataaataaataaaatcttaaaaaaaaaaaaaaaataatggatccAAGCACTGAACATTAATGTCAACTAATCCTACAAAATTAAAGACCATAGGATGTTATGTGCTTCTTGATAAAAGAATTGAGCACCGCTTATGAGGTAGATTTACCCTCGTTACCCCAAAAAAGAAGAATCTGAAGCTGACCAGCTCTAGATCCAAGTAGCTATTTAGGGGACAGATGAACATGGTAAACTACAGGATAGGATACAGTAGCAAAATTCAACTATGAGAACAATATATGACAAGTAACCTTGTTTCTTTACTAATAAATCTCAATGGGGGACAGAGGAGATGGGAGTGGGAATTAATAGCTTAAAAGAAACTTAAAGATATATATACCAATTTACAATGTGAGGAGCCTTATTTGGagtccaagtttaaaaaaaaattgtaacatttGCAATTATTAGAATTTGGATACTGACCAGATATTTTATAATCTGTGATAATGGTATTGTGcctaagtcttaaaaaattaaagagccCTAATCCTCAAAGATATATACTGAGATGCTTATAGGTAAAATGATGCTATGTCTAGGATTTACTTTAGCAGAGTAAGAGAGATAGATGTTAGGTAGAGAGATATATGGATGAGGCAGGACTGGCAATGCACTGAAAGTTATTGGGACTAGGTGTCGACTTTTATGTTTCAAATTCTAcataacaaaacatttaaaaaatccatatcaCAGAACTTTGATAGCAACTAAACACAGAAAGAGTATGCAAGTGTTTTAATTTAATAGTAATTATTAGATAATAAAAGCttattataaaaaaatctttgttgtaGAATTTTAGTTGGCACTTAGACTTACAAAAGTTATCCAAATGAATTAATTTAACaatgattattaaaatattaacagtatttagGGGAACCCTATGATGCTatataaggcaataaaactataTACACTTAGAGTAAATAATAAACTTAGTTCATATATCCATACTAAAATTGTTGTTCTCAAAGAAGTGAACTTCGTTGTTAACATTTCGGGCGCAGACAGTTTCATCTTCTGACCAAGATGGACACCTATGTTGAAAAGAAAGAGTATGAACAAAATTTAGAGAGGTATAACCTTAGTGTTAACATGCTGAAGTTTGATATTGCTTACTATTTAAGGAAAATTACTGATAAATATGTCAAGTCAGATCCCAATAGCTTTAGTTATTAGCATTTGCACTAGAAAGACACCATTCTCTTTCATTCAAAtactaaacaaaagaaagatcaagTTTTCCTCTGTTACTTTCCCACACACAAAATCCCTCAAGATCTAGATTTTGGTCGGAtaagttattttctattttagtacctgagaaaaaatattatataatacatttaaaatattttgtaaataattagtattttaaagcatttatttaccaattttgcatttttttctggatgaaagacttcaaacaTGTACCAGTTTTCACATCATAAAGTTGTAGGTTGGGTATCCCAGCTGTGCCATCTTTagaagctaaaataaaaacatttttttgcagTAATTGTCTCCTAACGGTAGtaaaaagaattctttcaaagaacaacttTGAACAAGATTATAAAGATCAAGTGAAAGAGTTGCTTTGaatcaactttttcttttaactttaattaTGGATTTAATCATCCCTTCCTAAAGCCACAATTTGACAGCTGTTTGAGCAAAAGTTTAGCATTTGTGAAATGAGTTAATTACTATAGATTTTAAGAATACTTAAGAAACTTGTATTAAGTTTGACATGGTTTGCagttaaatggattaaattctgttattatgaaatctttttttttttttaagattttatttatttatttgacagagagagatcacaagtagggagagaggcaggcagagagagagagaggagaaagcaggctacctgccaagcagagagcccgatgcgggacttgatcccaggaccctgagatcatgacctgagccgaaggcagcggcttaacccactgagccacccagacacccctgttatTATGAAATCTTATGTCTGTAAgtcacacacataaacacacaaaattATATTAACTACTCATgatcctcaatttcctttttatttacttgaaaatgaACACTCATTCAAGTCTATGCCTCTTGGAAGAACAAACCTAGAGGGTTTATAACCCAACAAGGGGTTAATATATTTAACTTAACATATGCCCACGTtattaaaacatgtttaaaaagcCCCTACACCAGTTCTAAATTATTATTCACCTATGAAGCACATTCATATAAAATGTTCATATAACATATTATCTTTAAATGTGTTAAAAAATGGCACACCATATGCATTTCTTACCTATTGTGTCTATTTACTTCCTCTTTGAGTGAcaataattatttacttatttgtcttttaaagattttatttatttatttgagagatcacaggtacgcggggtggggggggctccccgctgagcagagagcccgatgtagggctccatcccaggaccctgagaccatgacccaagacgaaggcagaggaaggattaataccactgagccatccaggcacccttgactggcaatgatttttttttttaaagattttatttatttatttatttgacagagatcacaagtaggtagagaggcagacagagagagaggaagggaagcaggctccctgctgagcagagagcccaatgaggggctcgatcccaggaccctgggatcatgacctgagctgaaggcagaggttttaacccactgagccacccaggcaccacctggcaatgattatttaaaatatttttcatttaagggCCATTATTATCCTTAATTTTTGAGACCTTCTCCAACCAGTGGTATTCActtgagctttttctttttctctatcttatGACGGATCTTTTCACTTACTTACTATACCTTCAAATTACTTAAAGTACATCATATTGCGGCCatacaagattcattgttcagTGAAGACACTCACAAACACTATTTACTATCTGACGATTAATTACTTTCATATAAGGTTTtaaactttctctcttttattccccCCACTGAACTGAACTGGTcctgtcaatattttttttttttttaaagatttttatttatttatttgacagagagaaatcacaagtagtcggagaagcaggcagagagagagagggaagcaggctccctgctgagcagagaccccgatgcgggactcgatcccaggaccctgagatcatgacctgagccgaaggcagcggcttaacccactgagccacccaggcgcccccctgtcaATATTTTTACAATTGGAAAATACTTACTAGTGTAAGGTTGCCACGTTGCCAGGACAGTGTTTTTTGGTGAGAACTCAAGGCAAACTGCCTTTGGGAGGTCAAAGGAGTGCAGGAGTCCCTTGTTAGTGACATTGATAACATTTATTCTGGTTTCAAAAGAAAGTACTTCAGCAatgaaatactgttttaaaatagCCAGCAAGATCCAAAACATTCATGCCTCTTTTCAAATACAAATTGCTATAAAGTGgtcattttcataaaaatcaattttcagttaattctagaaaatatctaaagaacaccttaaaaacaacaacaaaaaccaagtgTATATTTTACCAAAATGCCCCTATATAAGGTTGGTATTGGGAAACACAGACTTAGCAGAAGGATATAACAGATGATTCCATTTTTAGCTGAAAAGAAAATAGGCCTTTAAGTGGACACAGAGATACAGATAAGCTGACGTGTATCAAACCAAGGGAAAACAGAAGTGCTAAACTGagagtatattttttaatttgactaaaTGGAAGTTGTAGCGGCTGTGAAATCATCAAGGAGACTTTTGATGTCTATTAAAATCTCAGAAGTAATCTCCAAAAAATAAGACTAAGAATTATGGTGATatgataatgataaaaattataataattatataataaaagccGTTCCACTTTTTGGATGCTTTCTATGAACCATGTTCTGGTCTAAccactttatatacattttctcatttaatcctcacaagagaCTTAAAAAATAGGTATCATTGTCTCTATTTTACAAATGGTAAAAGCGaggcttagaaaaataaatgatttgatGATTTGTCCAAGATCATACTATTGATAAATGCCAAAGTCGAGTTTTAAAACCAGTTTGGCTCGACTTATCTTATGTATTcttataggtaaaaaaaaaaaaagatactccatCTTACTTTAGAAAATTGCTTAAAGTTACTTTGTTCTACTCGAGTTTGAGCCACTGGTTTAGGATAAGCGAAGTTGTTAAGAATGAATAATTACTGCATAttgtttaaacacacacacacacaaatacacaggaTTTTTTACAAGttactataaattatatattttagaattacatgaaacttttgtttttttgttgttgttgatagcCTTTAATAGTTATTCTTAGTTTAACAGAGTATTTATTTACACTAAAAACCCcacatatttaaggaaaaatcagTTATAGTTTCTGATTAATTAACTATAACCTCAGCAAAGAGCACAATCAATACACTACATCTGTTTCTCTTGTGCCCAGAAACATTATATGTTGTTGTGGTTGCAGAAATTGAAGGAAATAAATGCTAGAACCAGGGATAGAAAGTATCTATTAAAAAGATGGACACAACAAATGGGCACATTATTAAAAGGTCTGAGAGCTGAATACAATAGAAAGCCAATTGGGgatatgaaatacataaaataaagaactgtGAAGGTGAAAACAGACTTACTCAAACAACCCTAAGCTAGTAGAGTAAGGGATACCTCAAAAAGATAACAGACAATGAAAGGAAGTATATTATGTCTCATTAGTAAATTTCTATTAGCTTATTACAGTATAAActaaaatatagattttaattgtttttcaaaattacccttaaaatatacatcttaaaaaataagggatgcctggtggctcagtcggttaaacatctgccttcagctcaggtcatgatcccagggtcctggaatcgagttcagcatctggctccctgctcagccgggagtctgattctccctccacgtgctgctctccctgcttgtgctctctctctctctctgacaaataaataagaaaatcttaagaatgaaacaaaataaaataaaactcaaatacTGACAAAAGGTCacaccaaaaataagaaaatttgagAGTACATTCTTTGAGACTGAGATTAAGAATCTATTAACATTGTGGATAAGACCCAAtatgatcatattcttttttttttttttttacgattgtattcattcatttaagagagacaaagaatgagttggggtgtggggggaggagcagagggagaggaccaAGCAGACTCTGTTTAACATGcggaccccaacatggggctcaattccagaactctgagatcatgacctgagccaaaatcaagaggaaaacactcaactgactgacccacccaggcacccccaatattATTATATTCTTACTAATTTATGAGTAGTAGTTTACTGGTTGGCttcaataacttaaaaaaataaggtgattaacatttttaattacaaaaactAATTCTGCCAGCTACTCATAGTCATCCAAAGTGAATCATCTAATTCAACACAATCTTTTtagcattaattttttaaaatcaggtgtTTAATCCAATCTGACTTTAGAATCCATCATCACTGTGTAACaaacaacatttaaaatgtacttttcattttaatgaatacaTTTTCTACCTTGTAAAAAACCTAAGGTATTACATctggttaaaaacaacaacaagaataaCTTTTAAATCAAGCAACAAATACTTAGGcattttcctggttctttgaACTGAAATGCTATAGTGACTATGGAAAAATTGTGTGTGATTTTCTTCGTGAAATTATGAGTATTTAATCAGAATACTTTTTTTTGCAAAACCGATTTTGTAATCTGATTATTTTATGAAACAGAAACTACACTAATGTACttttgaataatttataaaattcttaaatgacatacttttatatataataaaactcaaagaaataaCTGTTGTTACTAATTTAAAAGCAAAGATATAAGTATCTAAGTCTAAGGTAAACAAACAAGTTATTCTCTAAGTGTTAGTGCAGAACTGAAGAAACCCTTACCAATAACATAGAGCACTATTTAAAACAACTCAGCTTCTCCAGCATTAAATTAATTGCCTCTtttaatatattactttttaatccTAAGAAACTATGGTAAGTCAAGTGATAGCATATAAATAGAAGTTAATAACTTTAGAGTTCTAGGGGAGCTACACTGGAGATAATATCTAACTACATCATGACATTAAAAGAAGGAATTTACTAATGACATCAAAACACTGTTATTCAAATAATGCcacttatggtttttttttttttttgccacttatGTTTtatactgataaaaatatataaaggaacacTAACTTTTCTCCGTTGCCCCAGGCAAACAAGGTGCCATCCTTACTAAAAGTATAGACTTTGCAATTTTTCCCAGATTCCctgaaaatgacaagaaaaaaagtttaataagcattattatttttcaaaaaaatgattaaaaatttacAATCTTACTAATTTAATGATAATGAACTTACACAAATTTAAGAAGTAATTCCAAAATGCCTTAGTCTACCAAATGCCTTATCTCTTAAAATGCAGTGCCAACAACCACTGTAAAGTAAGGTGGAAACTGATGTTACATCAACAGAtcaatcttaagaagaaaagaaagcccttTTGGGTGAATAACTAATTTGtgtgaaaactcaaaaatgtaaGTGAACATAGAAGTCACCAGCTGTCAGCTTGTGAGGGCTGAAGGATTTCAAAATGGAGACTTTGTAAAGAATGCCCAGATCGCCTGCACAACAACCTAACTATGGATAGAATACCCTCAAGAAACCAATAAGTGCCCCTGGATTTGAAGGACAAAGATCTTCCATCAATTTCTGATGTACAGAGACAAGAAGTGTAACAACAATAAGAGGATCTTCACGTTAAACTGTGGATGCAAGATTCTCTATAAGAACAGACCTAGGAAACCAGACTTCTTGGCAATATTCTATCCAATGATCAAAACTCTACATACTGTATCTCTCAACTGGAGATGGCTACTAGGAGTACATCTCCCAGCAATAAGGAACATACAAACAGAAATGTGTATGTGGGCACATGCAGAATGTCCATATGTGTAGTCACATAAAACCAGAATTTCATCAGCTAACAAGCATTTGAATTATTAAATAACAAGCATTGAGAACTGACCAGGACATCCCCCTTAAACTGGATACTATCTTTACATTACTCATTCATCTGAAGATGGTATCTGTAATCACATAATAATGGTAGCTTATCTCGGTTTGTGGttactaaaacattattttttgtcCCTCTTCTCACATAAACAACTATGAACAAGAAGTCCCTCCATCTTCCACCTGTGCTgcaacttatttcatttattaccCAGTCCTTGGATATACaggtttttaaaagctccccatgCCATTCTAGTGTGCAGCCAAATTTGAGAGCCACTCATCTACAATCTCGACTAAGGTCACAGGAATCAACTTTGGCGGGGGGGTCACACTAACCTTAAGATGGGACACTTTgagcaatggaaagaaaaaaaatcacgagTCCATAATGATATATGCAAGTCTATCCTCTCATTctcatgctgaaaaaaaaaacttggtttctaatgatttttaatatgttatatatttatttatttatatcatacaATGGATTTAGAATGGCGTATCAATTTTCTGTTACCAAGAAAACAACTGAATGCATTTCAGAATTTTGCATGTCATCATATGGTTATGCCACCAACTTAAACttagtattttcattataattttctgtttacccattcattgtttttttctaggaaaaaatatatctgtatctacctagttatatatatatgtattttctatttccttcctttcctataCCTTTTCCATTCTCTGACTTCATGAAGACTATAGCCAGTGGTTTGGTCATCACATTTGCAAGTTTTTCTTCATCCCCCAAGATAAGATTCTTCGAAACTAAAGGCTTGAACTCAAATATACTAATGTctacactttttcttttaaacatgctGAATTATTATTTTCACATCTAAAGATTGATAATTTTTCTCGATAAAGATTATGCATTCTTTCCATCTTCTGTTGATATTACATAACATACCCCAAGAAACCAGCctatctgttctttctttcttgttcagaatgaaacagcaaaaaaataatttagcatgTATCATATAGTTCCCTACAACCTTAGTCAACAATATAAACCATACCTTGGAAACACAGTGCTTTCTGTAAAATGTGGTGGTCCATTTAACATGTACAGTCCTTCTGATCCTCGgactaaagaaacaaaatggaaaaaaccaTCATCAGTTTGTTAATAAATACTCAGtaatcac harbors:
- the EIF2A gene encoding eukaryotic translation initiation factor 2A isoform X5; amino-acid sequence: MDHHILQKALCFQASKDGTAGIPNLQLYDVKTGTCLKSFIQKKMQNWCPSWSEDETVCARNVNNEVHFFENNNFNTIANKLHLQKINDFVLSPGPQPYKVAVYVPGSKGAPSFVRLYQYPNFDGPHAALANKSFFKADKVTMLWNKKATAVLVIASTDVDKTGASYYGEQTLHYIAANGESAVVQLPKNGPIYDVVWNSSSTEFCAVYGFMPAKATIFNLKCDPVFDFGTGPRNAAYYSPHGHILVLAGFGNLRGQMEVWDVKNYKLISKPVASDSTYFAWCPDGEHILTATCAPRLRVNNGYKIWHYTGSVLHKYDVPSNGELWQVSWQPFLDGIFPVKAITYQAVPSDVPSEEPKAATAYRPPALRNKPITNSKLHEEEPPQNMKPQAGSDKPLSKTALKNQRKHEAKKAAKQEARNEKSPDLVPTPAPQSTPRNTVSQSTSGDPEIDKKIKNLKKKLKAIEQLKEQAAAGKQLEKNQLEKIQKEKALIQELEDLELGV
- the EIF2A gene encoding eukaryotic translation initiation factor 2A isoform X4 produces the protein MDHHILQKALCFQGNLGKIAKSILLVRMAPCLPGATEKTSKDGTAGIPNLQLYDVKTGTCLKSFIQKKMQNWCPSWSEDETVCARNVNNEVHFFENNNFNTIANKLHLQKINDFVLSPGPQPYKVAVYVPGSKGAPSFVRLYQYPNFDGPHAALANKSFFKADKVTMLWNKKATAVLVIASTDVDKTGASYYGEQTLHYIAANGESAVVQLPKNGPIYDVVWNSSSTEFCAVYGFMPAKATIFNLKCDPVFDFGTGPRNAAYYSPHGHILVLAGFGNLRGQMEVWDVKNYKLISKPVASDSTYFAWCPDGEHILTATCAPRLRVNNGYKIWHYTGSVLHKYDVPSNGELWQVSWQPFLDGIFPVKAITYQAVPSDVPSEEPKAATAYRPPALRNKPITNSKLHEEEPPQNMKPQAGSDKPLSKTALKNQRKHEAKKAAKQEARNEKSPDLVPTPAPQSTPRNTVSQSTSGDPEIDKKIKNLKKKLKAIEQLKEQAAAGKQLEKNQLEKIQKEKALIQELEDLELGV
- the EIF2A gene encoding eukaryotic translation initiation factor 2A isoform X2; the encoded protein is MAPSTPLLTVRGSEGLYMLNGPPHFTESTVFPRINVINVTNKGLLHSFDLPKAVCLEFSPKNTVLATWQPYTTSKDGTAGIPNLQLYDVKTGTCLKSFIQKKMQNWCPSWSEDETVCARNVNNEVHFFENNNFNTIANKLHLQKINDFVLSPGPQPYKVAVYVPGSKGAPSFVRLYQYPNFDGPHAALANKSFFKADKVTMLWNKKATAVLVIASTDVDKTGASYYGEQTLHYIAANGESAVVQLPKNGPIYDVVWNSSSTEFCAVYGFMPAKATIFNLKCDPVFDFGTGPRNAAYYSPHGHILVLAGFGNLRGQMEVWDVKNYKLISKPVASDSTYFAWCPDGEHILTATCAPRLRVNNGYKIWHYTGSVLHKYDVPSNGELWQVSWQPFLDGIFPVKAITYQAVPSDVPSEEPKAATAYRPPALRNKPITNSKLHEEEPPQNMKPQAGSDKPLSKTALKNQRKHEAKKAAKQEARNEKSPDLVPTPAPQSTPRNTVSQSTSGDPEIDKKIKNLKKKLKAIEQLKEQAAAGKQLEKNQLEKIQKEKALIQELEDLELGV
- the EIF2A gene encoding eukaryotic translation initiation factor 2A isoform X6; protein product: MAPCLPGATEKTSKDGTAGIPNLQLYDVKTGTCLKSFIQKKMQNWCPSWSEDETVCARNVNNEVHFFENNNFNTIANKLHLQKINDFVLSPGPQPYKVAVYVPGSKGAPSFVRLYQYPNFDGPHAALANKSFFKADKVTMLWNKKATAVLVIASTDVDKTGASYYGEQTLHYIAANGESAVVQLPKNGPIYDVVWNSSSTEFCAVYGFMPAKATIFNLKCDPVFDFGTGPRNAAYYSPHGHILVLAGFGNLRGQMEVWDVKNYKLISKPVASDSTYFAWCPDGEHILTATCAPRLRVNNGYKIWHYTGSVLHKYDVPSNGELWQVSWQPFLDGIFPVKAITYQAVPSDVPSEEPKAATAYRPPALRNKPITNSKLHEEEPPQNMKPQAGSDKPLSKTALKNQRKHEAKKAAKQEARNEKSPDLVPTPAPQSTPRNTVSQSTSGDPEIDKKIKNLKKKLKAIEQLKEQAAAGKQLEKNQLEKIQKEKALIQELEDLELGV